From a single Muntiacus reevesi chromosome 14, mMunRee1.1, whole genome shotgun sequence genomic region:
- the ANKRA2 gene encoding ankyrin repeat family A protein 2 yields MATSANLDIGAQLIVDECPSSYSLSGMPDIKIERQLDSSAEEGPAQGVAVGMKFILPNRFDMNVCSRFVKSLNEEDSKNIQDQVNSDLEVASVLFKAECNIHTSPSPGIQVRHVYTPSTTKHFSPIKQSTTLTNKHRGNEVSTTPLLANSLSVHQLAAQGEMLYLATRIEQENVINHTDEEGFTPLMWAAAHGQIAVVEFLLQNGADPQLLGKGRESALSLACSKGYTDIVKMLLDCGVDVNEYDWNGGTPLLYAVHGNHVKCVKMLLENGADPTIETDSGYNSMDLAVALGYRSVQQVIESHLLKLLQNIKE; encoded by the exons ATGGCTACATCAGCAAATCTGGATATTGGAGCGCAGCTGATAGTGGACGAGTGTCCCAGCAGTTACAGCCTAAGTGGCATGCCAGACATTAAAATAGAACGTCAGCTGGACTCCAGTGCGGAAGAAGGACCGGCTCAGGGCGTTGCCGTGGGGATGAAGTTCATACTGCCTAACCGGTTTGATATGAATGTCTGCTCTCGGTTTGTGAAGTCCTTAAATGAAGAGGACAGTAAAAATATTCAAGATCAGGTTAACTCTGACCTGGAGGTGGCATCTGTCCTATTTAAAG CTGAATGCAATATCCATACATCTCCTTCTCCGGGAATTCAAGTAAGGCATGTCTACACTCCGTCTACAACAAAGCACTTCTCACCCATAAAGCAGTCAACTACTTTAACCAACAAACACAGAGGAAATGAGGTCTCAACCACACCTCTGTTAGCAAATT CTTTATCTGTTCACCAGCTGGCTGCCCAGGGAGAGATGCTCTACCTGGCTACTCGAATCGAACAAG aaaatgttaTCAACCACACGGACGAAGAAGGATTTACCCCTCTGATGTGGGCTGCAGCACACGGGCAAATAGCTGTGGTAGAGTTTCTACTTCAGAAT GGCGCAGATCCCCAGCTTTTAGGAAAAGGTCGGGAAAGTGCTCTGTCATTGGCCTGTAGTAAGGGCTACACAGACATCGTCAAAATGCTGCTGGATTGTGGAGTTGATGTAAATGAGTATGATTGG aatGGAGGGACACCTTTGCTTTACGCTgtacatggaaatcatgtgaaaTGTGTAAAAATGCTCTTAG AAAATGGAGCGGACCCAACAATTGAAACTGACTCTGGGTATAATTCTATGGATCTAGCTGTAGCCCTGGGCTATAGAAGTG TTCAACAGGTTATTGAGTCCCATTTATTGAAACTGCTTCAGAACATCAAGGAGTAG